The nucleotide sequence TCTCTTTCATTTCCGGCCGGGACTTCTTGTCTTTTTGGATGAATTCTATCCGCACACAAGCGAGTTTCTTAACCTGGCCTTTTTCCCCGATAAAGCGCTTGGTGAGAATGGACCAATCGCGCTCTCCGCCTTCCTCATGGCTGGTGGTGGTTTTGAGAATGGCAGGATAGTCCGGCCAAATCAGATCCGGATCCAGGCTTTCAGGCGGCTTGGGCAAGAGCTCAATCTGGACCACTTGCCTGGCGCCCTGCCGGTTGGCCGTGCCCACGCAATCCGAGCCTGTGTCTCCGCCGCCGATCACGACCACGTTCTTGCCTTTTGCATCAATGCCGTTTTTAGGATCCACCTTGGCGCCCATCACCCGTTGGTTGGACTGGGTCAAATAAGGCATGGCATAGTGAATGCCCTGAAGTTCCCGGCCGAGCACAGGCAAATCCCGCGGACGCCGCGAACCACCGGCCAAACAAATCGCGTCATTGTCTTTGAGGAGCTGCTCAACCGACAGATCCTGGCCCACATTGACGCTCGTCTTGAAATCAATCCCCTCTTCAACCCAAACGGCAACGCGCCGGTCAATCAAATGCTTTTCCAATTTGAAATCGGGAATCCCGTAGCGCAGCATGCCGCCGAGCTTGTCCGCCTTCTCATAAACCGTGACTTTGTGGCCGGCTTTGTTGAGTTGATCGGCGCAACACAAACCCGCAGGCCCGGAGCCCACAATAGCCACTTTCTTGCCCGTGCGCTTGCTGGGCGGATGCGGTTTGACGTAACCGTTGGCAAAAGCGTGCTCCACCACAGCGAGCTCGTTATCACGGTTGGTCACCGCCTCGTCCCGCACATCGACCAACACACAGGCGGATTCACACAGAGCCGGGCAAAGGCGGCCGGTCATCTCCGGGATATTGTTGGTGCGCTGGAGCACGCGGTAGGCCTCTTCCCAATTTCCCTTGGCCAATTCCTGGTTCCAGTCCGGAACATAATTGCCGATGGGGCAGGCCCAGTGGCAAAACGGGGTGCCGCAATCCATGCAACGGGTGGCTTGCTCTTGAGAAGTCTTCTCATCGCGCGGCACAGCCACGTCGCGAAAGTCCTTGACGCGCTCCTGGACAGGGCGGTATTTGCCCTTGGCGCGCTTCACGTTCAAAAATGCATCATCTTCTCGCATCATCCACTCCTGGTAGGCAAAAAAATCAGGAAAGCTAGGATACCATCCTAGCCAGGATATTGCACAAGTATTCCAGCAAAAACGTTGCAACTGGCCGGGAATGCAAGGCTTGCGACCGAGGACCCCGCAGGCGTATCCGGTGCGATACGGTGAGGACGGCTGAGGGAGCATAACGCAGCAGTTCCGGGAATTTCCCACGTCTTTTGCCGGAGACTGGTGCAATACCCTGGCCAGGGCCCTGATGTACATCATATCCCGGGTATTGGCAGCTCAGGGGCCAAATGACTCACAATCATAACTCATAATATTAAAAAATCTTAGGAGATTTGGGCCATGCACTCAAGCCGGACTGTCGAGGCGCAAGAATCCTATTCCACGCCATACCAGATATCCTCCCGGATCTGCTCGGCCTGCAGGCTGGTCCAACCCCCGACAAGCGGAAAACTTCCGTCCATCAAGGGTTCTTCCAGAGAAAAGCTAAACACGACCTGGCCCCGCACCACCAAAGCGAGCTGTTTCCCGATACGCGCTCCGGTATATTCCTCAATGTCTTTCCAGCGGCTCTCATCTACCTGAACCATGATTCTGGGAGGTTGGTAGCCCATGGGCCCGCCCAACATTTGCGGCGCTCCCGGATAAATAAATTCCGCGCTCTCGATCTCTGAATCGTAAATCACGAGCTTTGAGCCATTGAGCAGGGGGAGGCTTTCCTCTTCCACCAGGGTAGGAACTTGCGTCACATCTACGGCCTCCTCCGAAGCCACCTCCCACAGCTCCAAGGCCACGAGGGCTTGGTCCTGGGCCAAGGC is from Candidatus Omnitrophota bacterium and encodes:
- a CDS encoding glutamate synthase subunit beta, giving the protein MREDDAFLNVKRAKGKYRPVQERVKDFRDVAVPRDEKTSQEQATRCMDCGTPFCHWACPIGNYVPDWNQELAKGNWEEAYRVLQRTNNIPEMTGRLCPALCESACVLVDVRDEAVTNRDNELAVVEHAFANGYVKPHPPSKRTGKKVAIVGSGPAGLCCADQLNKAGHKVTVYEKADKLGGMLRYGIPDFKLEKHLIDRRVAVWVEEGIDFKTSVNVGQDLSVEQLLKDNDAICLAGGSRRPRDLPVLGRELQGIHYAMPYLTQSNQRVMGAKVDPKNGIDAKGKNVVVIGGGDTGSDCVGTANRQGARQVVQIELLPKPPESLDPDLIWPDYPAILKTTTSHEEGGERDWSILTKRFIGEKGQVKKLACVRIEFIQKDKKSRPEMKEIPGSEFEIEADLVILAMGFLSPEGKGLLEELGVERDERENVKTDENYQTSIEKVFSAGDMHRGQSLVAWAVCEGRNAAHYIDTYLMGKSKLPLMR